CCGGCGAAGCTGAGACTTGTTCTTGCATGGATCGAGATACACAAAGAAGAGCTCCTTGCGAATTGGCGGCTGGCCACAGAAGGTCAACAGGTGTTTAACATCGATCCGTTGAAGTGATCATATGAACAAGCTCACCTCGGTAACGCCACAGGACGATCACACGCTCGTTCTTGTATTCGATGATGGATCGCAGCGTCTGTTCGACGTACGCCCGTATCTTGACAAAGGGATCTTTGTCGAACTCAAGAACCTCGCCTATTTCAGACAGGTCAGGATCGCTTTTGGAACCGTCCAGTGGCCGCACCAACAGGACATCGCTCCTGAGACGCTCTATCATGACTCCAGAACGTATGTCGCTTCGTAGCGATCCTTCTGAGTTCACCGGTTTCTACGTGGATGACTGAAGATCGGCCGTCCTGTGATACCTGGCAGAGTGGTCTCAGGGCACATTTTGGATAGTGCTCCGGGAGGCAGAATGACAAAGCACCAACGCAAGAAACGGGAGCTCATCATCGAGGGGGTGAAGGAATCTGTCGCAAGAGCTCTCGAGCGTCATAAGAAACTGGGCGAATCGGTGGCGGTGTGGAAGGATGGCAAAGTGGTGATGCTAACGCCAAGCCAGATTCCTTCGAGGTCACCTCGTCAGTACAAGTAGGTGCCTATTCCTCCCCGGAAGGCATAAGCGACTGCCTCACTATTGAAATCAAATTCCGATTTGTTAACGTCGGTTGTGTCATTGGCATTCGTTGACAATTCCCTTGGGTTTCCGTAACATGCTGCATACCGTCCTCGGGGGAGACGCGATTCGGAGCCTCTTCTGCCGAGACATGGTAGAGGAGGCTTTGTCGTTACAGTCAACAGCAACATCCGAGAAGATGTCGTGATCCCGGGACCGCGGACCAACGAGGCACGTTTAGTATGACATGGGAGAGGATGATTGAGACGGGGTGGGGCGCGCTGTGTTGGTTGGTCCTCATAGCTCTGCCATTGGCCTGCTCTGAACCCGTTGATCATGTGGACGAACGGGTTCCGACAGTGAAGTTGACGCTCATTGACGTTTCAGTTCATGAGGTCTACCTCCACGTTGCGCGTCTCGAGACAAAACCGAATACCGTCTATCTCCTGCGTAGAAACGGGCATACCCTGCGTGAGTTCTTGGATACACAATTTGGTCAAGACCTGACCGATACCGGGCTGGTTGCAAGTACTTCGTACGAATACTCGGTTGTATCGGCGGCCAATCCCTCCATATTCGAATCCAACAGCGTTCAGGCAAGGACCCTCACACCTTCCGGACACTCCGTGACCTGGGAGACGTTCTTTCTCGGAGACGGGAATGGTTCCGTCGTATACGATGTGGAGGTTGTCTCTGAATCTCTCGTCGTAGCGGTTGGGAAGTTGGGGTCTGTTCCCCATCGCATGGTCCATTGCGGATGTTAGTTTTGTTAGTATATTCGCACATCGGGAAGCGAGGAGGACCGCGCCATGAAGAAGCGCTACACGGAAGCCCAGATCGCCTTTGCCTTGCGCCAGGCGGCATCAGGTACGCCGGTCTGTGACATCACGCGGAAGATGGGCGTGACCGACGTGACGTTCTACCGCTGGAAGAAGCTCTACGCGAACATGGACGTCAGTGAGATCCGTCGCTTGAAGCAACTCGAGGATGAGAACCAACGTCTCAAGCGTCTCGTAGCCGACCTGACGCTCGACAAGCAGATGCTCCAGGAGGTGCTCTCAAAAAAGCTGTGAGGCCCGCCCTTCGCCGGGAACTCGTCCACGAGATGCAGGCAGTGTATCAGACGAGCGAGCGGCGGGCCCTGCGCGTGTTCAAGTGGCCGCGGTCAACACATCGGCATGTAGGAACGACCGATCCTCAGTTGCCGCTTCGTCTGCGCCTACGAGAACTGGCAACATCGAAGATCTCCTTCGGCTATCGCCGGCTCCACATCGCGCTGAGGCGCGAAGGATGGCCCATAAACCATAAAAGGGTCTACCGGCTCTACCGCGCAGAAGGCCTGATATTACGGCGCAAAACACCGCGTCGTCGTGTCGCTGCAGTCAAGCGTGAGATTCGTCCGACCGCATTGTCAAGGAACGAGTGCTGGAGCATGGACTTCGTCTCAGATCAGCTTTTCGATGAACACCGGATCCGTGTGTTGGTTATCGTCGAGAACTTCACGCGTGAGTGTCTCGCTCTTGATGCCAGCAGCCGCATCCACGGACTGGACGTTGTGAAGGTGCTTGAGCGCATCACGCAGGCACAGGGCTTCCCCAAACGCATCAAGGTGGACAATGGACCCGAGTTCATCTCCAAGGACCTGGACCGCTGGGCGTATTGGAACCACATTGAACTTGACTTCAGCCGGCCAGGCAGACCATCAGACAACGCACTCGTCGAATCGTTCAACTCCCGGTTCCGCCAGGAGTGTCTTAATCAGCATTGGTTCCTCTCGATGGAGGATGCACGGGCAAAGATCTCGGCTTGGCAGAACGAGTACAACAGCGAGCGGCCACACAGCTCGCTAGGTTACCGCACACCTCTGGAATGTAGGAGAGATTCAGTCAAGAAAAACGCTACTGCAGCATGAAAGCCACCCCAAAACTAACACCGGTTTTGGACCCGCAATAGGGGCAAGTCCCGTTGGCCCAATCCCAATATACGAATTGGACCGGTATCAGGGGGCTAGGTCACCGCGTTCACTCGATCCTGGGATTTCAATCCCCGGAGCCTTTGAGGCAGCCGATCATCAACGGATACTCTGAAGACACAATAACTTGTTTCACCGCAGCGGGGTCACTCCACGTGGTTCTGTATTCACGATCCTCTGCACCCGCCACTTGCTTCTTTCACGTAATCGTGCGATAATATCAAAATGGGGGATCACAATCCGAGACTGGCTGTACTCATGCTCCATCTATTGCGCCGCATGTTCCGGGCGTTCATCCCGCCGCCGCAATGGAAGGTTCCGGTCATCATCACTCTCGGACTCCTCTGCGGGCTCGCGCTCCTCGTGCTGCACATCTCTAATGCCACATCCTACCTTTCCAGCGATCCTCTTACGTGTGTGAACTGCCATGTCATGTCGCCCCAGTTCGCGACCTGGCAGCACAGCAGTCATGGACGCTTTGCCACCTGCACGGACTGTCACGTCCCCCACGATAATGTTTTCCGCACGTATGCCTTCAAGGCGCAGGACGGCATGCGGCACGCCTATGTGTTCATGTTCCGTCTGGAACCGCAGGTGATCCGGATCCGGGAGGCGGGGAAGACTGTGGTACAGGAGAACTGCATCCGGTGTCACGAGCCGCTGGTGAACGACGTGACAGTGGGCGCGGTGACGTTCGACGGCGCGCGGCACGGGCAGGGGCACCTCTGCTGGGGATGCCACCGGGAAACGCCGCACGGCACGGTGAACAGTCTCGCGTCCACACCGGACGCGCGCGTGCCGCAACTTTCGCCGATCGTGCCGCCGTGGCTGGGCGGTGACACCTTGAACCATCTCGAATGAACGAAGCGACGACCGCTGGAGGTATCTATGATCACGATTCGGGAACTCATCAGGACGAAACCATGGACGGGCTGGGCCCTGTTCGGTGGTACGGTCGTCATCGTCTTTCTTGCCGGGCTCTTCGGTGCTTCCATCATCGAGCGCCGTGCCGAGAAAGGGATCCGGCTCCAGCCGGTGCGTGAGATCGCGGAATGGGAGCCCCGGAACAACGTCTGGGGTGAGAACTATCCGCGGGAGTATCAATCGTATATAGCGACACGCGATACGACCTTCCAGAGCAAATACGGCGGGTCGCGGATGCGCGACATCCTTGCCGAGGATCCACGGCCGGTGATTCTCTGGGCAGGGTATGCGTTCTCGCGCGACTACAATCAGGCGCGCGGACATTACTATGCGATCGAGGACATCCGCAACACGCTCCGGACGGGCGTGCCGCAGCCGGCAACATGCTGGACGTGCAAGAGCACCGATGTCCCGCGGGTGATGAGCAAGATGGGAGCCGCGGCGTTCTACAAATCGTCCTGGAGCGAACTCGGGCCGGACATCGTGAACCACATCGGGTGCCAGGACTGCCACGATCCGAAGACCATGAACCTCCGGATCACCCGCCCGGCGCTGGTGGAGGCGTTCGCCCGGCAGGGGAAGAAGATCGAGGAGGCGTCGCACCAGGAGATGCGCTCCCTCGTCTGTGCACAATGCCATGTAGAATACTACTTCAAAGGGAAAGAGGACAAGTACCTGACGTTCCCATGGGACAAAGGGTTCTCGCCGGACGCCATGGAGGCGTACTACGATTCGGTGGGACATGTGGATTTCGTGCATGCCCTGAGCAGGGTGCCGGTGCTCAAGGCGCAGCATCCCGACTACGAACTGTACCGCACCGGCATCCACGCGCAGCGCGGGATCTCGTGTGCCGATTGCCATATGCCGTACAAGAGCGAGGGTGGTGTGAAGTTCTCCAACCACTGGATGCGCAGCCCGCTGGCGAACATCGCGGGCTCCTGCCAGGTGTGTCACCGCGAATCCGAACAGGAACTCACGCGCAACGTGGAGGACCGGCAGGACCGGGTGCGGGAGCTCCTCACGCTTGCGGAGGACGCGCTGGTGCGCGCGCATCTGGAGGCGAAGCATGCGTGGGACAACGGGGCGGTTGACAGCGAGATGAAGCCGGTGCTCACGCTGATCCGTCATGCGCAGTGGAGGTGGGACTGGGTGGCGGCGGCAAACGGCATGGGATTCCATTCACCGGCGGAGGCGCTGCGCGCCCTGGCAACGTCCATCGCCAAGGCGCAGGAAGCGCATGCGGAGCTGGTCAGGATCCTTGCACGCAAGGGCATCCTGGAACCATTCGCGTTACCGGACGTGTCGACGAAAGCAGAGGCGCAGCGCACCATCGGGTTCGACGTCGTGAAAGCGCATCAGGAGAAGGCGGTGTTCCTCAAGGACGTCGCGCCGGCGTGGGACGCAAAGGCGCGCACGAGGGAAGCGGGGTACTGAAGCGCGTCAGCCGGTGCGCCGCGTGATGTACGTGAGATGGTGGCCGGCATGTTCGGGATGCACCTTGTGGTGCACCGTGCAATGCTGTTTGCGCATCGCCTCCAGGAGGGGCGCAGGCTCGAAGTCCGTGACGAGCAGGATGAACGCACCGTCCGTGAGCTCCCGGAGAAGACCGTTGATGTGATTCAGCGGCACATCGCCACTGCGGAGCATCTCGATGCCGTCCACGTAGTGCGCCGGCTCGCCGCGCGTCCATTCCGGGTCGGCCACGGTCGTCCCGCTCAAGCTTTCGGTCCGCAAGGTCTCTCCCCCGGCGATCTCACCCTGACCGGCGGCGCGTCGCAGCGTGTTCACCAGGTCAACGACGTCCAGTCCTCCGATCTTCGCCACCATTTCGAGCGTCGCCATCTGCGCGACCGTCCGCCGGAGGATGGGGTTGCGCAGGTTCTTGAATGGCGGCGCCAGCCCGATCACCGTTTCCTCCAGCGAGGGGTATTCCTTCAGGACCTCCAGGATCTTGCTCTTCCTCGTGATCTCCATCATTCTTCCCGTCCCTTCACGGCTGTGGTTCCTGATCATAGGTGAGGAGTCTCCGTTCGCCTTCGAGCGTGCGGAGCTCGGTGAGGTCCTGGGTCACCTCGAGTGTACCCATATAGTCGCCGGCCTGGCCGCGCAGGGCGTAGTAGCAGATCAGGATGAAGCGGCCCCGCATGGTGATCCAGAACCGTGCCTGGTTCTGGCGGCCCGTCCGGAAGTCGTCCACGATCTTGTTCACGATGTGCACGCTCTTCGGCGGATGGCAGTACTGCACTTTCCTTCCGATGATCGCACGGGAGCGGTCGAAGATGCGGTCCTTGCCCGGGCTGAAGTAGCGGACGGTGTCGTCCTTGTCCACGAACGTGAGGTCGAAGGGGAGGTGCTGGAACGTCGCGATCAGTTCGTCGAGACTGAAGCTGCCGGTGGGCATGTGAATGCGTCCACCTTCGGCGGCGGGCTTCCGGTCCGCGGTGTGGACACCGCCCGCAGGTTGCCAGGTTGCCGTGGGGGCCACGAGGCAGTAGCCATACTCATCGCTCTGGAGGTAGACCTCATACCAGTCCTGCTCCGTCAGGAGGTCCAGCGCCGTGGGGAAGAGTATCTTCTCTTCTTTGTAGATCATCTCATCCACCGCGGTGATCGCGGGCGTGACCGCAAGGTCGGCGTAGGCGCGCGCTTCGGAGGCATCGAGGGCATCGGTCTGCTGGAGGCCATGGATCGTTTCGCGCAGGAGCGTGCGGACCTCATCGTCCTTTCCCCACATCACTGTGGGCGGACCCGGGAGGTTGTTCTTCTCGAAGTACGGGAAGAGCAGGTTTTCTTTCCGCTTGTAGTGCTTGTCCACGTCCATGAGATCGTTCAGATGCTGCTGGATCTCGCGCATGACGGGGGTGGCATCGGACGCATCGGCGATCTCACGGAGGCGGCCAATGAGGCCCCGGACCGCCATGGTGGTTGCGGCGAGCTGGCGGTTCTCCATGATGAAAGTATGGACGGGGTGACCGGGGAGTTGCGCCGGGGTCTCCTGCTGATCGAGCTGCTTCTTGAGGACCCGGGTGTGGGTATCGCACAGGCGCTGAATGTTCTCTGCCGGGATGCCTTCCTGGATCAGTTGCATCTCCATCACGAAGACATCGCCATAGGCGGCTTCGGCAAGTTGTTGATCGAGGGCTTGCCGGACATCTTCTTCACCTCCGCCTTCGTGAAGCCGGCGGATGAGGGACTTCATGAGGTCGATGCGTTGCTGACGGTTGTTGATGACTTCGCTCATTGGAACTCCTCCTGCACTATTTCAGACTCTTTTATCTGATATTAAGATACGCTTTTTGGGGGTTCGTGTCAAGTCCGGACCGCCTGGTGTGTGCCTCGGGGTGGGGGGCAGAAATCAGACGAACTCTCGTCCAAGCAGAAAGTGACGCATGTCCCGACTGAGACCCTCTGACATGGTTGTTCGACTGTAGCGAAGACCGGGTCGGTCATTGCAGTCCGGACAAATGGCCGGCGATGTCGATCGTTCCGTTTGACGCACTCTTCGATCTTGAGAATCAATCCGCTCGGTAACGATACCGTTCGGCCTGCCTCACCGGAGGAGCAGCATCCGCTTCACGCCGGTGTAGCCCGCTCCCTCCAATCTGTAGTAGTAGACCCCGCTTGACAACGAGCGTGCGTCGAGGTGTACGCGGTGCTGACCTGCCGCAACCATGCCATCGATCAACGTCAACACCTCCTGACCCAACATGTTGAACACTCTGAGCGTGACAACGGCATCATGCGGTACCTCAAAGGAGATGGTGGTGCCTGGATTGAACGGGTTGGGGAAGTTCTGATCCAGCCGGTACGATCCGGGGTGGATCTCCTCCTGCGTGTCAACCGTGCCGCCGGCCTGGTTTGCCAGATACAATGTATCATCCACCGTCCCCGTATTCCCGTGATCCACCAGGATCCTGAGAGCCGTACCTGCGAGATCCTCCCAACCGGGCTCCAACAGATGTGTTGTGTTTGCCTGGAGTGGAACCCGTGCATGCATGAACCGGGCAGTTCCCTCCCCGTCGACACGTGTCAGCTCCAGATCGTACTCCCTCGAAGCCCCATGCGAGATGAGCCTGAGGTCGTTCTCGCCCACTGTGGCGACCGCAACCGAGTCCCCCTGTGGCAGGTCCATCCCGCTGAATGATACCATCTTCTCCCTGGTGGTCTCATTGACCAGGGCGAGCAACCCGATCGTTCTTTGCTGCGTGTCAGGATTGCTCACCGAGACGCCGTCATGGAAGCGCAGCCTGTCGGTGTGATCCGGTCGGGAATCACCTCTGCTGTAGAGGTATGTCCTGCTCCCCGTGAAGAAGAACGCCATGACGGTGTCCGAGGCACAGCTGTCCATGGTCACGCGATAGCTGCCTGCAGGGAGCGCGTAGCCGTACGGCGGGGTCTCGCTGCCGTCGAACGACACCAACGGGACCGATCCCGTGATGTCTTCCCATGCCGCACCACTGCGGTGGCCGGTGACGTTCCCATGTGCATCTTCGATCCGGAGATCAACGCCGGGAGAAGTGATGACCTCGAGCCGGTCGGGCGATAGAATGAAGGGTGAACGGCGCTCCGCCGTGGGTTTCGCGAACACGGCGTGTTGCAGATAGTCGCGCGACTCTGTCATGAGCAGGAATTTCCGCGGGCCGCCCCAGCCCGCGTTCCCATACAACGGCATCCACACACCATGCTGAGCGTTGTCGGCGGTATCGATCCGTATGATCGTCGTGGTCAGGGGAAAGTTGTTGTCGTAGACAAAAATGTAATAGATGTTCTGCGCCGTGTTGTCCTGCCTGACCCTGTAGGGGAGCACATTGTGTCCGCCCATGCCGTTGTTGTTCATGAAGGACAATGTGCGTGGCGAGCCCTCATCCTCCCTGAGCATCGCCTTCAGATCGCGCAGGGTCTCGTTGGGGGTCACATAACCCAGCAGGGAGAGAGTATGCTCACGCGATGGGTCCCCGAACTGATGGGTGAACAGTCCGCTTACCACACGCCTGACCGACGTATCGGGCGGCACGCTGACCGGATCGGCAAAGGCCGGGAATCCGGCGTACCTGGACCGGAACTGTTCTCTGTAACTGAACACGAGGGCATTGGAGGCAGCAAGTCCGAAACAGGAACCCTGCCAGGATCTCGCCATGGCGTACCAGCGATAGACCGCTGCATACGAGTAGACGGGCGGGAAGGCGATGCGATGATAGCAGGCATCCGCTCCGAACGCCCTCACCCATGAGATCCAGTCGGGGAAGCTGGAAGAGGACGAGAGGGCGAGCTGATAGGGTGCGAACACCACGTAGCTCTGACCGGTGAACGGGTCGGTCCCCCGGTAGTCGAACTGCTGGTACCATGCGGGGGGGTACATGTACTGCGCCTGATTAGGAAATGACCAGACATCTTCTTCCGGTCTGTACGGCTCATACTGTCCACCGCTGTCGCGGGTGAGGATGTACGGCTTGATCCGGAACCGGCCGCTGGTATCACGGAGGGAGGGATCGTTCAGATCCTCGGCACGGATGAAGCAATGCTTCGATATGACATGTCCTGGGACCTGCCAGACGAACCGGCCGGAGTCGGCATAAGGGACGTGGCCGATGAGATCGAATGTCCTGCCAGAGTCCGCGCTGAACCGGAGTTCGAGAGCATGGCCCTGCAGTCCGCCCTGCCACCGGATGGTATCGGTTTCGCCGGCCATCCAGCGTTCGTTGGGTCCCGGCCGTGTTATCGTCAGTCCGGGAATGAGAATGACATAGGTACTCACTGAGTTCTTCCGCGCCAACGCGAGAATGTCTCCCGGGCCGTTGATGTCCACGGCGTGTTCGATGACCCATCCTGAATCCGGAGGGACGAGGCTGTCCAGGAGCGTCATCGTCCCTTGCTGCCAGATGAAACCACGCGACCCGGCCGGCGTAGCGATGTCACCCACGACCTGGCCGTCATCATTGACAGCCCAGGCCCGGCTCCATGACCCGGGCAGCGTCTGTATGTTCTGGATGCCGGGATTCCAGATCACCGCGCGTGAGACGTCATTGGTTTCCTCGGATATCCCAACGACCATGCCGTTATCATTCACATCGTACGGACGGCTCTGCCCGGCGCCAAGGTTTCCGAGCGGGGTCAATCCGCCTCCGGCCGTCATGAATGCGCGACTGTCAAAGCTCGTGCCTTCAGACGCCACTCCCACGACCATCCCATAGTTGTTCACTGCGATCGCCTCGCTTTCCGCATCCTCGATGGTGCCGAGATCGGCGATCGTGCCGCCACGCCAGAGGACCGCATGATTCCGACGGTTGCTCGGGCGGCACGTATCGCAGAAGTCGAAGTATCCTGCCACATCTCCGAAGTCGTTGATACCGTTCGCTCCGCCTATCCCCCGGCCGGGACCGGCAAGGATCAGAAAGCTGGTGTCATTCCTGAACACGACGGCATGCCGGTCATTGTTGCCATCAACAGACCAGCCTGCGATCTCACCAACGCCGTTGATGGCGAGCGCACGTGACCCTGCGGGTGAGAGGCCTGGATACGTGAACGCACTTCCATTCTCCCAGCGCGCAACCAGCGGACCAATGTTTCCTGCGACCTGCCGTCTGTCATTGATTCTCACGGGCGCGATGCCGCTGATCGTTCGTATGTCGTACCGTACCGGCTGGGCCGCGAGTAAGAGGGGGATGAGCACGCTGACGATGATCGCAGCAACCGCCATCCATCGCAAGCGCACGGGTGCACCGGTACGGCACGTCCGGGGATCGTCCCCGGAGCTTTTGATCACGATAGTCGCGGCCATCGTCCTATTCCCTTGTGAGAAATCTCATCCGAGGATCTGCCTCGTACACCGTCGTCGCGCGCCATTGCTGCATCCGGTTGTCAGGCAGAGCGACGTGCTGCGGTGGGGTCGCTGGCCCATTGATGGGAGATCAGACATCCGGTATCCGGCTTCATCGCATCGGCTACCGGCACGGTGAGCATCCGAACGCAGGCCTCGTGTCGGAGTGTACGGCGGGGGGGCGATCCATACAATCGAGGTACACACGGAAATCGATCTGCGTAGACACACGTAGGGATGCGCCGCCGGGGGTCCATCTCTGCGGACCGCGCTGATACGTTTGCCTCAGCACACACATTCCGCGATCTGGCCACGTGAATCTTTCGGGTGATCCTGAGCGGATTTTCTTCTTGACTCTGTCGTAAAGAATATCGTATAATCGGATAGTAATATCTTAAATCTACTGATTTGCGTGATTCTTTCCTTCGTGTTGTACGGGCAATAATCAGACAATATAGTCGTAAATACAAAGTCTGAAGCGCCTCCTGGTGCCGTGCCAGGAGAACTCGTAGTCTGTCGTTCCGAGCTCTATAGCGTGCCTCCACATCTCTGGCAGGATAAGCCATGCTGAACGTACGCATCCCCGATATGCAATTCTGGAAAGACATGGTGCCCTGCCAGGCGGCCTGCCCTGTCCACACCGATGCAGGACGGTATGTCCAGCTCATCGCCGAGGGCAGGATCCGCGAAGCCTATCTGACAGCACGCTCCCCCAACCCCCTTGCAAGTATTTGCGGACGCATCTGCGCCGCGCCATGCGAGGACTCCTGCCGGCGCGGGCTTATAGATGCGCCCGTCAGCATCCGCTCTCTGAAGCGGGTCGTGACCGAACGCTATGGCGTGGAATCGCAGTCCCCGGATACGCTCGACGACCTCTTCGACGGAACCCCTGATCCCGGCAATGCCTGGTCACCGGACCATCCTTCCCAGTTACGCGAGCGCCATGCAGCCGGTACCGGCCCCATGGTCGCTGTCATCGGGTCCGGCCCCGCAGGCCTCGCTTGTGCCCATGATCTTGCACTGATGGGCTACAGGGTGACGGTCTTTGAGGCATCCGGGGAAGCGGGGGGAATGCTGCGCTATGGTATACCGGAATACCGTCTTCCGCGCAGCCTCATAGAAAAGGAGGTCAGGACCATCACGGAGCTGGGCGCCGTGATCCGCTTTCATACACCACTGACCGCCGCCTTCGGGGTCGAGCATCTCAAGCAGCAGGGGTATCAGGCCGTGTTCATCTCTGTCGGCACACAACGCGGACGGGACTTGACGGTCCCCGGGAATGATCTGGACGGTGTGGTCCGGGCCATTGACTACCTGCTCAACATCAACCGCGGGTTTCGCATGGACCTCGGCCGCCGGGTGCTGGTGATCGGCGGCGGCTTCGTTGCATTCGATGCAGCCCGCACTGCACTCCGCGGCGGCCCGCAGGAACCGGACGGCGATCTCCATGCGGCGGTGGATGCCGCGCGTTCCGCTCTCCGCGGAGGGGCCGATGAAGTGCATATCGCAAGCCTCGAATCGTTCGCGGAGATGCCGGTGCTGCGTACGGCCCAGGGCGAAGAAGAATTCGAAGAGGCCATCCGCGAAGGTGTTCAGTTCCACCCGCAACGTGGCCCGCATCGCTTCACCGGCGTCCAGGGACGCGTGACGCATGTGGATCTCATCGGGGTGGACCGCACGTACGATGGCGACGGACGGTTTAACCCGGTGTACAATGGCTCGGTCACGGAACGTCTCGAAGTCGACTCTGTCGTGCTGGCGATCGGCCAGCAGACCGATCTCTCATTTCTCCGCCCGGCCGATGGCATTCAGCTGCGGGGTGGAAACCTGATCCAGGTGGACCCGGCAACACTGGCAACATCTGCTCCCGGGGTGTTCGCCGGCGGCGACGTTGCCTACGGACCGCGCAATGTCATCGATGCGGTGGCGAATGGTAAACTGGCTGCGCGATCCATCGAGGCCCACCTCACCGGGAGGAAGCGAGAATCCGCTTACACGCTGAATGTTGAAAAGATCTCAACCCGCACCTATCACCGGCCCGAAAACTATGAGCGCATCCCCCGGTGTGCTCCTCCCACGATCGCGACCGAGAGGCGCACCGGTATCACGGAGGTGGAGTCCGCGTACGAACCCGGTGAAGCAGTGCGCCAGGCAGCACGGTGCCTCGCATGCCACGTGCAGACGGTCTACGACGCAGACCGCTGCGTGATGTGCAACCGGTGTGTGGATGTCTGTCCTGAATACTGTCTGAAGCTTGTGCCCTTCGAGGATCTGGCACTCGACGAGGCGACCCGCGAGACGTTAACGGAACACTTCCGGCTGGAAGCCGGCGGTCCCGCATCGGCAATGATCAAGGATGATGAGTCGTGCATCCGGTGCGGGCTCTGTGCGATCCGCTGCCCTACCGATGCCATGAGCATGGAGATCTTCACCTATGAACAACGGGAGCCCGGCTCCCCGCACTATTAGGAGGCGCAGCAATGAATCACTCTGCCGTCAGGAATGCGGCATCACCGGAAGCCCTGTCCTCTCACAGTTCGAGACGGTCTTTCCTGCAGAAGATCGGTCTTGGCGGATTGGCCGCCGGACTGGCCGCCCTCGGCTTTCAGTCCTTCCGCTCATTGGTCCCAAACGTGCTGTACGAACCACCGAGCAAATTCAAGATCGGTCCGCCGACAGGGCTCGCCGAGGGCGTTACATTCCTCGAGGAACGCCGGCTCTATGTGTTCCGCAGCGGGAGTACCTACTCTGCGGTTTCAGCCGCCTGCACCCACCTGGGATGCACGGTGAAGTATATGAAACTCCAGCAGCCGAAGCAGGTTGAGGTCAATGGAGAATTGCGGTCGGTCCCGTTCGAATTCCACTGTCCCTGTCACGGCTCCAAGTTCTACGACGACGGAACGAACTATGCGGGTCCGGCCCCGGCCCCGCTGCGATGGCACCGTCTGGAGCTCTCGCCGGACGACGGGCAGTTGATGGTGGACCTGAGCATGGAAGTGGAGCGGAACTTCCGGTTGACCGTATGAGCCATCACGAACGCACCAGGGATGACGGAGAAACGTCGATGGGACACACAATCCACACGCGGTCCGGTTTGCAGCGCCTCCTGTGGCCGTGGAAACCGGAAAGCGAGAAAGTAGCCGGCGATGCAATCGTCAAGAACATGCTGTTGCACTGGTTCCCGGCCAGG
Above is a window of Ignavibacteriota bacterium DNA encoding:
- a CDS encoding DUF2442 domain-containing protein, translating into MNKLTSVTPQDDHTLVLVFDDGSQRLFDVRPYLDKGIFVELKNLAYFRQVRIAFGTVQWPHQQDIAPETLYHDSRTYVAS
- a CDS encoding IS3 family transposase (programmed frameshift) — translated: MKKRYTEAQIAFALRQAASGTPVCDITRKMGVTDVTFYRWKKLYANMDVSEIRRLKQLEDENQRLKRLVADLTLDKQMLQEVLFKKAVRPALRRELVHEMQAVYQTSERRALRVFKWPRSTHRHVGTTDPQLPLRLRLRELATSKISFGYRRLHIALRREGWPINHKRVYRLYRAEGLILRRKTPRRRVAAVKREIRPTALSRNECWSMDFVSDQLFDEHRIRVLVIVENFTRECLALDASSRIHGLDVVKVLERITQAQGFPKRIKVDNGPEFISKDLDRWAYWNHIELDFSRPGRPSDNALVESFNSRFRQECLNQHWFLSMEDARAKISAWQNEYNSERPHSSLGYRTPLECRRDSVKKNATAA
- the nrfH gene encoding cytochrome c nitrite reductase small subunit encodes the protein MLHLLRRMFRAFIPPPQWKVPVIITLGLLCGLALLVLHISNATSYLSSDPLTCVNCHVMSPQFATWQHSSHGRFATCTDCHVPHDNVFRTYAFKAQDGMRHAYVFMFRLEPQVIRIREAGKTVVQENCIRCHEPLVNDVTVGAVTFDGARHGQGHLCWGCHRETPHGTVNSLASTPDARVPQLSPIVPPWLGGDTLNHLE
- the nrfA gene encoding ammonia-forming cytochrome c nitrite reductase translates to MITIRELIRTKPWTGWALFGGTVVIVFLAGLFGASIIERRAEKGIRLQPVREIAEWEPRNNVWGENYPREYQSYIATRDTTFQSKYGGSRMRDILAEDPRPVILWAGYAFSRDYNQARGHYYAIEDIRNTLRTGVPQPATCWTCKSTDVPRVMSKMGAAAFYKSSWSELGPDIVNHIGCQDCHDPKTMNLRITRPALVEAFARQGKKIEEASHQEMRSLVCAQCHVEYYFKGKEDKYLTFPWDKGFSPDAMEAYYDSVGHVDFVHALSRVPVLKAQHPDYELYRTGIHAQRGISCADCHMPYKSEGGVKFSNHWMRSPLANIAGSCQVCHRESEQELTRNVEDRQDRVRELLTLAEDALVRAHLEAKHAWDNGAVDSEMKPVLTLIRHAQWRWDWVAAANGMGFHSPAEALRALATSIAKAQEAHAELVRILARKGILEPFALPDVSTKAEAQRTIGFDVVKAHQEKAVFLKDVAPAWDAKARTREAGY
- a CDS encoding DUF1858 domain-containing protein, whose protein sequence is MIRNHSREGTGRMMEITRKSKILEVLKEYPSLEETVIGLAPPFKNLRNPILRRTVAQMATLEMVAKIGGLDVVDLVNTLRRAAGQGEIAGGETLRTESLSGTTVADPEWTRGEPAHYVDGIEMLRSGDVPLNHINGLLRELTDGAFILLVTDFEPAPLLEAMRKQHCTVHHKVHPEHAGHHLTYITRRTG
- a CDS encoding DUF438 domain-containing protein, encoding MSEVINNRQQRIDLMKSLIRRLHEGGGEEDVRQALDQQLAEAAYGDVFVMEMQLIQEGIPAENIQRLCDTHTRVLKKQLDQQETPAQLPGHPVHTFIMENRQLAATTMAVRGLIGRLREIADASDATPVMREIQQHLNDLMDVDKHYKRKENLLFPYFEKNNLPGPPTVMWGKDDEVRTLLRETIHGLQQTDALDASEARAYADLAVTPAITAVDEMIYKEEKILFPTALDLLTEQDWYEVYLQSDEYGYCLVAPTATWQPAGGVHTADRKPAAEGGRIHMPTGSFSLDELIATFQHLPFDLTFVDKDDTVRYFSPGKDRIFDRSRAIIGRKVQYCHPPKSVHIVNKIVDDFRTGRQNQARFWITMRGRFILICYYALRGQAGDYMGTLEVTQDLTELRTLEGERRLLTYDQEPQP